Proteins co-encoded in one Brassica oleracea var. oleracea cultivar TO1000 chromosome C4, BOL, whole genome shotgun sequence genomic window:
- the LOC106343021 gene encoding LOW QUALITY PROTEIN: uncharacterized protein LOC106343021 (The sequence of the model RefSeq protein was modified relative to this genomic sequence to represent the inferred CDS: deleted 1 base in 1 codon): MARWDQIFSLPVQNPTLPEFSSADLVWSKVEGYRDNIDRLALIPYTRVDDFVRGESSNKDCPTSFHVEARRRKAKEKTYKAKVDGILEYILYWCSFGPDDNRKGGSVRPCRSTYVPKKNNAGRPNSKRGCRCHFIVKRLIAEPTVALIIYNHDKHVDEKGLPCHGPQDKKAAGTRAMFAPYISEDLRLRVLSLLYVGVSVETIMQRHNESVEKQGGPSNRDDLLTHRYVRRLERSIRRSTYELDEDDDVSVSMWVESHHSHVFFYQGFSDAEPFSLGIQTEWQLQQMIRFGNCRLLASDSRFGTNKLKYPIHSLVVFDSENKAIPVAWIIAPRVSSGDAYRWMRALCNRVHAKDPLWKVAGFVVDDPFADITTIRDVFQCPVLFSFWRIRHAWHKNIIKRCQDTETRVEISRHLGQAVDKVCRKQGTATLFEGLMEHFGNSPEFVEYFRAVWSPRIGAWTSALQTLPLASQEICAAMELYHYQMKCRLLNERDSEAYQRTDWLVDKLGTKVHSYFWLDEYSGKDDFARYWREEWVSGLTSFRKASSIPDSHVVISGMSAKVTDKCDVNEVHVVWSPSSHFGVCSCSWAQKGYICQHMIKLAQVCRGNRTAKESASLLQYYQALVDLLHLPPGDSLFRDYAASLAVSVEKQINALGDLPNSDASEGTVQKEVAGEVATDLDGELSKMPMSRDKCRACSENAEDAISGSEMEMDHSLCSTKAGAEDVASTVQNETDIATENHERGAKRLKFCAPEQGSMSMNDGSRAEIVARVSIN, translated from the exons ATGGCTAGATGGGATCAAATCTTCTCCCTGCCCGTGCAAAATCCAACTTTGCCAGAGTTTTCTTCTGCGGATCTCGTTTGGTCCAAGGTTGAAGGTTACCGAGACAACATAGATAGATTAGCCCTCATCCCCTACACGAGGGTTGATGATTTTGTAAGAGGTGAATCCTCCAATAAAGATTGCCCTACCAGTTTCCATGTTGAAGCTAGACGACGCAAAGCCAAAGAGAAAACATACAAGGCCAAAGTTGATGGCATCTTGGAGTATATCCT GTATTGGTGTTCCTTTGGACCAGATGATAACCGGAAAGGCGGATCTGTACGGCCTTGTAGGAGCACATATGTTCCCAAGAAGAACAACGCAGGCCGGCCCAATTCCAAGCGTGGCTGCAGGTGTCACTTCATTGTCAAACGCTTGATTGCTGAACCAACGGTGGCTTTGATCATTTATAACCATGACAAGCATGTGGATGAGAAAGGGTTGCCTTGCCACGGTCCACAAGACAAAAAGGCGGCTGGCACGAGAGCCATGTTTGCTCCTTATATATCTGAAGATCTTAGGTTACGTGTCCTGTCTTTGCTCTATGTTGGTGTCTCTGTGGAGACCATAATGCAAAGGCATAACGAATCGGTGGAAAAACAAGGTGGTCCGAGTAATAGAGATGATTTGTTAACCCATAGATATGTTCGAAGACTTGAGAGGAGTATAAGACGTTCGACATATGAGCTGGATGAGGATGATGATGTTAGTGTCAGTATGTGGGTTGAGAGTCATCACAGCCATGTGTTTTTCTACCAAGGGTTCTCTGACGCAGAACCGTTTTCATTGGGTATTCAAACTGAGTGGCAGTTGCAGCAGATGATTCGGTTTGGGAACTGTAGACTTTTGGCTTCAGATTCAAGGTTTGGGACAAATAAACTCAAG TATCCTATCCATAGTCTTGTTGTGTTCGACTCCGAGAACAAGGCGATTCCAGTAGCTTGGATAATTGCACCGCGGGTTTCAAGTGGAGATGCGTATAGATGGATGAGAGCTCTTTGTAACCGAGTCCATGCCAAGGATCCCTTGTGGAAGGTGGCTGGGTTCGTAGTTGATGACCCTTTTGCTGACATAACAACGATCAG GGATGTGTTTCAGTGTCCGGTCTTGTTTTCGTTTTGGCGTATTCGCCATGCATGGCATAAGAACATAATCAAGAGATGTCAAGACACAGAGACTCGTGTCGAGATTTCAAGACATCTGGGTCAGGCCGTCGATAAAGTCTGTAGAAAGCAAGGAACAGCCACATTGTTTGAAGGTTTAATGGAGCATTTTGGTAATAGTCCGGAGTTTGTAGAGTACTTCAGAGCTGTTTGGTCTCCTAGAATAG GAGCTTGGACAAGTGCTTTACAGACTCTTCCCTTGGCAAGCCAAGAGATATGTGCAGCGATGGAGCTTTACCACTATCAGATGAAGTGCAGGCTATTGAATGAGAGAGACTCTGAAGCTTATCAACGTACTGATTGGTTGGTCGATAAGTTAGGAACGAAAGTGCATTCTTACTTCTGGCTAGATGAATATTCTGGAAAAGATGATTTTGCTAGGTACTGGAGAGAGGAATGGGTGAGCGGTTTGACTTCTTTCCGGAAAGCATCGAGTATACCAGATTCTCATGTTGTTATCTCTGGTATGTCTGCAAAAGTAACAGATAAATGTGATGTCAACGAAGTTCATGTTGTGTGGAGTCCAAGTTCCCATTTTGGGGTTTGCAGTTGCAGCTGGGCACAAAAGGGTTACATATGTCAGCACATGATCAAACTTGCACAAGTCTGTCGTGGAAACCGTACTGCTAAAGAATCTGCTAGCCTTCTTCAGTATTATCAGGCCTTGGTTGATCTGCTTCACTTACCACCTGGCGACTCCTTGTTTCGTGATTACGCAGCTTCTTTAGCCGTCTCTGTGGAAAAGCAAATCAATGCGCTTGGCGATCTGCCAAATAGCGATGCTAGTGAAGGGACTGTGCAGAAAGAAGTTGCTGGCGAAGTAGCTACTGATTTGGATGGAGAGTTGAGTAAAATGCCAATGAGTAGGGATAAATGTAGAGCCTGCTCCGAAAATGCAGAAGATGCTATTTCCGGTTCTGAAATGGAAATGGATCATTCACTATGTTCAACCAAAGCTGGTGCAGAAGATGTTGCCTCTACCGTGCAGAACGAGACAGACATCGCGACAGAGAATCATGAAAGAGGTGCAAAAAGGTTGAAATTTTGC GCACCCGAGCAAGGGAGTATGTCGATGAATGATGGTAGCCGAGCGGAGATTGTAGCCAGAGTTTCCATAAATTGA